In Malassezia vespertilionis chromosome 8, complete sequence, a genomic segment contains:
- a CDS encoding uncharacterized protein (EggNog:ENOG503NXE6; COG:Q; TransMembrane:15 (i41-61o73-91i103-123o129-148i268-295o318-335i397-421o427-446i505-531o903-924i945-975o1037-1061i1082-1101o1130-1153i1165-1185o)) yields MSTQQCTPVAQVLAGVQPAWSANEAAYRPARFLRRVHTLQNVLFALASCGFILARVPYAVLDDTTVFGFTSRTMLTFAYSVLWSISLFMLVTSSGGAPRLRAIVCIFSLTLLLCLGEIFRAVLRAPFTVWNWTHFGLLVSLCGVAGCMPSIPLRVVAGGDIAELTAREDARDVLELGDDTPPLFVAPCSAMDNSPLGYLFFWHFMRLIRATAKYGLLRPLDVPVLGHDLQASTLGHAVAQRLAKTMPSSVPRSAPVHIGLWSKNVRRLIWVLIVANKALLTTMFGLTVLCVGAYYGPTFFANRIFTVLEQETDRVQKAMPWVMCLFFTVIFSSMLQGRLWAVLEGDLQVRLSTQLSTILYSKTLRRRIDAQTTQDEDGPTIGGSQVFTLHLVDLKRVAAIAFHLFTLTTVPFELLVGGYFAYRVLGIAAVIGLLATIALLPLIHFVSREFARTNERLMSARDRRMGLLNECFLGIRMIKSQAWEQRFDERIQHPRNAELLAQRNTFFFSALLNCIMQLNPLLVTIVAFSYYTLVLGNQLTPKVAFTALSVFTELRWTLTMLPQSLTSLAQSLISLRRIAEFLESPDVPLVDSAQDPCAPPFVAFVGAAVAWPSTTRTDTFCLHDLSLRFAPSSRTLVCGRIGAGKSLLLLSLLHETDVRAGKVMCPRSPPDAAPYDAESMQEAEFALNTPHWLRADLVGYAPQTPFLLNTNIRENILFGLPMGNASRYNAVLDACSLRPDLAQLEHGDLAHVGENGTELSGGQKARIGLARAIYSRAMVLLLDDVLSAVDAHTAKHIGERVFGGPLLDSRTVVLVSHNVQLMGPRVDRVVYLEHGKAQYEGRASEFLRSHYFSGLVEEEKEEKKAAPEPVPLSANKPASRSNEHREQGGISTRVWTAYIRTGGGWGLCLLTFFLFVVSNLWELVNNTWLRDWSSSLGRSQHDNAWWLSWYVVLVVAGLVFSLLCWLSIFSVSLFASRSLFDAMLWRTLRAPLHFHDQISRGRLLNRFGQDLEVVDGGFAQSIADVMTKATQLLATCIALYMVGGWQFIVALLLLAPFYVFVSEKYVATARDLQRLTSTSRSLVANAFGNAVHGVTLLRAFGAQERFTRDMHTALDNNNRYVWWTSQGARWISQMFNLISSFLMLGSCILILCIPDIDVPSADFSITFLIDLNFVLLILMRMYTVLQTNGVAVERVFEFAASIEQEAPERVEPRPPHSWPAHGAIQVKDLHVGYASQPETDILKGISFSIEGGSSLAVVGPTGSGKSTLASAFLRFVEARQGQILIDGLDIRQMGLADLRSRIQLVPQDPVILSGTLRSALDIVYEYTDEQLLCCLETVHLVDGPASPFANLNMPIAESGSNLSHGQRQLLCLARAILRGATVMLFDEASSSMDNETDTKITELISDSFAQSTVITIAHRLATVIAYDRVLFLENGRIVELDEPVSVSPENGQGGIHS; encoded by the exons ATGAGCACGCAACAATGTACACCCGTCGCACAGGTGCTAGCAG GGGTGCAGCCTGCGTGGAGTGCAAACGAAGCAGCGTACCGTccggcgcgctttttgcggcgcgtgcacacgctgcagaacgtgctttttgcgctcgcgagCTGCGGGTTCATCCTTGCACGGGTGCCATATGCGGTGCTGGATGATACCACCGTGTTCGGCTTTACGTCACGCACGATGCTTACTTTTGCCTATAGTGTCCTCTGGAGCATTTCGCTCTTCATGCTCGTTACAAGCagtggcggcgcaccgcgcctcCGTGCAATTGTCTGCATATTTTCTCTGACACTGCTGCTTTGTCTGGGAGAGATATTCCGCGCGGTGTTGCGTGCGCCGTTCACCGTATGGAACTGGACGCATTTTGGCTTGCTCGTCTCGCTGtgcggcgtcgcaggcTGCATGCCAAGCATCCCGCTGCGCGTCGTGGCTGGGGGTGATATTGCTGAGCTCACAGCGCGCGAGGATGCTCGCGATGTGCTCGAATTGGGCGACGACACCCCGCCATTGTTTgtcgcgccgtgctccGCCATGGACAATTCACCGCTGGGGTATCTTTTTTTCTGGCACTTTATGCGCCTGATCCGTGCGACAGCCAAATACGGTCTCTTGCGCCCATTAGACGTGCCCGTGCTGGGACACGATTTGCAAGCCTCGACGCTGGGCCACGcagttgcgcagcgcttggccaAGACAATGCcctcgagcgtgccgaggTCCGCGCCTGTGCACATCGGCCTCTGGTCCAAGAATGTGCGCAGGCTTATCTGGGTGCTCATTGTGGCGAACAAGGCGCTCCTCACGACCATGTTTGGCCTCACGGTGCTGTGTGTCGGTGCATACTATGGCCCCACCTTTTTTGCAAATCGCATCTTTACCGTGCTGGAGCAGGAAACGGACCGGGTGCAGAAGGCCATGCCCTGGGTGATGTGCCTCTTTTTTACCGTGATTTTTAGCAGCATGCTGCAAGGCCGGCTTTGGGCCGTGCTCGAGGGCGATCTGCAAGTCCGACTTTCCACACAGCTCTCCACCATCCTCTACAGCAAGACACTGCGACGGCGAATCGATGCGCAAACTACACAGGACGAGGATGGACCGACTATTGGAGGCAGCCAGGTGTTTACGCTGCACCTCGTAGACCTGAAACGTGTCGCTGCGATTGCGTTCCACCTCTTCACACTCACCACGGTGCCttttgagctgctcgtcggcgGCTACTTTGCTTACCGCGTCCTCGGCATCGCCGCTGTGATTGGTCTCCTCGCCACCATTGCACTCCTCCCTTTGATTCATTTTGTAAGCAGAGAGTTTGCGCGAACCAACGAGCGCCTGATGAGCGCGCGAGATCGGCGGATGGGCCTGCTGAACGAGTGTTTCTTGGGGATCCGCATGATCAAGTCGCAGGCCTGGGAGCAGCGCTTTGACGAGCGCATTCAGCACCCCAGAAatgccgagctgcttgcgcagcgcaacacCTTTTTCTTCAGTGCGCTTCTCAATTGCATCATGCAGCTCAACCCATTGCTGGTCACCATCGTGGCTTTTTCGTACTATACCCTCGTCCTTGGGAACCAGCTCACGCCCAAGGTAGCATTCACCGCGTTGTCTGTGTTTACAGAGCTGCGCTGGACACTCACGATGCTGCCGCAGTCGCTGACCAGTCTCGCGCAGTCGCTCATttccttgcggcgcatcgccgagTTTCTCGAGTCTCCAGACGTGCCACTCGTGGACAGTGCTCAAGATCCTTGTGCACCGCCCTTTGTCGCCTTTGTGGGCGCGGCAGTTGCATGGCCCTCGACCACGCGCACAGACACGTTTTGCTTGCACGACCTCtctttgcgcttcgccCCGTCCAGCCGCACCCTTGTCTGCGGCCGCATCGGTGCTGGGAAATCCCTGCTGCTTCTTTCGCTCCTCCACGAAAccgacgtgcgcgcaggGAAGGTGATGTGCCCCCGCTCGCCgcccgacgctgcgccgtacgaTGCAGAGTCCATGCAAGAGGCCGAATTTGCGCTGAACACGCCGCATTGGCTGCGTGCTGATTTGGTGGGctatgcgccgcaaacgccGTTCCTCCTCAATACCAACATCCGTGAGAATATTCTGTTTGGCTTGCCGATGGGAAATGCTTCGCGGTACAATGCTGTGCTCGACGCATGCTCTCTTCGTCCAGATCTCGCCCAGCTGGAGCACGGCGATTTGGCCCATGTCGGTGAGAACGGCACCGAACTGTCGGGCgggcaaaaagcgcgcattggacttgcgcgtgcgatttATTCACGCGCCATGGTACTTTTGCTCGACGATGTGCTCTCTGCTGTCGATGCGCACACTGCAAAACACATCGGCGAACGCGTGTTTGGCGGGCCGCTCCTTGACTCGCGTACCGTCGTGCTTGTCTCGCACAATGTACAGCTCATGGGACCGCGCGTGGATCGTGTCGTGTACTTGGAGCATGGAAAAGCGCAGTACGAAGGGCGGGCGAGTGAGTTTCTCCGCTCGCACTACTTTTCGGGGCTTGTCGAGGAGGAAAAGGAGGAGAAAAAAGCCGCGCCCGAGCCTGTTCCGCTCAGCGCAAACAAGCCAGCGTCGCGGTCCAACGAGCACCGCGAGCAAGGCGGAATTTCCACCCGCGTATGGACTGCGTACATCCGCACTGGCGGCGGATGGGGTCTGTGTCTCCTGACCTTTTTTCTTTTTGTCGTCTCGAATTTGTGGGAGTTGGTGAACAACACCTGGCTGCGCGActggagcagctcgctcGGCCGCTCCCAGCACGACAATGCCTGGTGGCTCTCTTGGTACGTTGTGTTGGTTGTCGCAGGCCTTGTGTTCAGCTTGCTTTGCTGGCTCAGCATCTTTTCCGTGTCTCtctttgcgtcgcgctccttgttCGATGCGATGCTTtggcgcaccttgcgcgcgccgctccatTTCCACGACCAAATTTCGCGCGGCCGTTTGCTCAACAGGTTTGGCCAGGATTTGGAGGTGGTCGATGGCGGCTTTGCACAGTCCATTGCCGACGTGATGACCAAGGCTACCCAGCTCTTGGCCACCTGCATTGCGCTCTACATGGTCGGTGGCTGGCAGTTCATCGTAgcgctcctcctcctcgccCCGTTCTACGTGTTTGTCAGCGAGAAATACGTTGCAacagcgcgcgatttgcagcgcctcaCGTCTacgtcgcgctctttggTCGCGAATGCGTTTGGCAACGCTGTGCACGGCGTCacgcttttgcgcgcctttggCGCACAGGAGCGATTCACGCGCGATATGCAcaccgcgctggacaaCAACAATCGGTACGTGTGGTGGACGAGCCAAGGTGCGCGTTGGATCAGCCAAATGTTTAATCTGATCTCCTCCTTCCTCATGCTTGGCTCCTGTATCCTCATCCTCTGCATTCCCGATATCGacgtgccgagcgcagaCTTTTCCATCACCTTCCTCATCGACCTCAACTTTGTCCTGCTCATTCTCATGCGCATGTACACTGTGCTGCAGACGAACGGTGTCGCTGTCGAGCGCGTATTTGAGTTTGCCGCTTCGATCGAGCAGGAAGCGCCGGAGCGAGTGGAGCCAAGGCCGCCGCACAGCTggccagcgcacggcgcgatCCAGGTCAAGGATCTACACGTCGGCTACGCCTCCCAGCCCGAAACAGACATCCTTAAAGGGATCTCTTTTTCCATCGAGGGCGGGTCATCCTTGGCCGTCGTTGGACCCACCGGCAGCGGAAAATCCACGCTCGCAAGTGCGTTTTTGCGCtttgtcgaggcgcgccaaggGCAGATTCTGATCGACGGGTTGGACATTCGACAGATGGGCTTGGCCGATTTGCGGTCCAGGATTCAGCTCGTGCCGCAAGATCCTGTCATTTTATCGGGCACACTGCGCTCCGCTCTCGATATCGTCTACGAGTATAccgacgagcagctgctctgTTGCCTCGAAACCGTGCACTTGGTGGATGGACCTGCGAGTCCGTTTGCCAACCTGAACATGCCAATCGCCGAGAGCGGCAGCAATTTGTCGCATGGACAGCGCCAGTTGTTGTGCCTCGCACGTGccattttgcgcggcgccaccgTGATGCTCTTTGACGAAGCAAGTAGCTCGATGGACAATGAAACGGACACGAAAATCACCGAGCTCATCTCGGATTCGTTTGCGCAAAGCACTGTGATTACTATTGCTCACCGCTTGGCCACAGTGATTGCCTATGACCGCGTGCTATTCCTGGAAAATGGCAGGatcgtcgagctcgacgagcc AGTTTCTGTCTCTCCAGAAAACGGCCAAGGAGGTATACACTCGTAG
- a CDS encoding uncharacterized protein (BUSCO:EOG09262MJW; COG:M; EggNog:ENOG503NVWY), whose amino-acid sequence MTDLAALRARFAEAGQEQVFAFWDTLSDDDKNALVEQLSIVDPVRLNRIVQQALDADEAARNASGVDVAPPPEDIVVSTVNDEDAAHHYTKIGLDAIGAGSVGVLLLAGGQGTRLGSSAPKGCFDIQLPSHKSLFQLQAERIRKLEQLAAEHAGKNKVVIPWYVMTSGPTRAPTEAFFVEHRYFGLAKENVIFFEQGTLPCISNEGKIMLDAPHKIATAPDGNGGVYAALRAPMRKGTQDTVISDLEKRGIKYLHAYGVDNCLVRVGDPVFIGVCVEKQVPTGVKVVQKTEPGEAVGVVARKNGKFSVVEYSEIPTELSEAKDAHGQLLLRDANIANHFYTTEFLAKQVPSFEHEMAYHVARKKIPTVDLRTGERVKPDTPNGIKMELFIFDVFPFCPKLAIHEVARREEFSPLKNASGSKSDNSETSRRDLLAQQARWLEKNGAILAEGAAVELSPLVTYAGEGLDLVHGRTFDKTENIEKL is encoded by the coding sequence ATGACCGACCTCGCCGCACtccgcgcacgctttgccgaggcggGCCAGGAACAAGTCTTTGCCTTCTGGGACACCTTGTCCGACGACGATAAGAACGCACTTGTGGAGCAACTGAGCATTGTAGACCCTGTGCGTTTAAACCGCATCGTACAacaggcgctcgacgccgacgaAGCTGCACGCAACGCTTCGGGCGTCGATGTTGCGCCCCCGCCCGAGGACATCGTTGTGTCCACGGTCAATGACGAGGATGCAGCACACCACTACACCAAAATTGGACTGGATGCGATCGGTGCCGGGAGCGTCGGCGtgctgctcctcgccgGCGGCCAAGGCACAAGGCTTGGCTCGTCTGCCCCGAAAGGCTGCTTCGACATCCAGCTCCCGAGCCACAAGAGCCTCTTCCAGCTCCAGGCCGAGCGGATTCGCAAGctggagcagcttgcggcggAGCACGCCGGAAAAAACAAGGTGGTGATTCCGTGGTACGTCATGACCTCTGGCCCCACCCGAGCGCCCACCGAGGCCTTTTTTGTCGAGCACCGCTACTTTGGCCTTGCGAAGGAAAATGTGATCTTTTTTGAGCAGGGTACGCTCCCGTGCATCTCGAACGAGGGCAAGATTATGCTCGATGCGCCCCACAAGATTGCCACGGCGCCGGACGGCAATGGCGGTGtgtacgccgcgctgcgcgcgccgatgcgcaaaGGAACGCAAGACACGGTCATTTCCGATCTTGAGAAGCGCGGGATCAAGTACCTGCATGCCTACGGAGTGGACAACTGTCTTGTGCGTGTGGGTGACCCCGTGTTTATCGGCGTCTGTGTCGAAAAACAGGTGCCGACGGGCGTTAAGGTCGTGCAGAAAACGGAACCTGGGGAGGCTGTCGGCGTAgtggcgcgcaagaatgGCAAGTTTAGCGTTGTGGAGTACTCTGAGATCCCTACGGAGTTGAGCGAGGCCAAAGACGCCCATGGCCAgctgctcttgcgcgaTGCCAACATTGCGAACCACTTTTACACCACCGAGTTTCTTGCCAAGCAGGTGCCGTCTTTCGAGCACGAGATGGCTTAccacgtcgcgcgcaagaaaatACCTACTGTAGACCTCCGCACTGGCGAGCGGGTCAAGCCAGACACGCCAAACGGGATCAAGATGGAGCTATTCATCTTTGACGTGTTCCCTTTCTGCCCGAAACTCGCAATCCACGAAGTGGCACGCCGCGAAGAGTTTAGCCCGCTCAAGAATGCGAGTGGGTCAAAATCGGACAATTCGGAGACCTCGCGCAGAgacctgcttgcgcagcaagcgcgctggCTCGAAAAGAACGGCGCGATCCTTGCCGAGGGCGCAGCGGTGGAGCTGAGCCCATTGGTTACCTACGCGGGCGAAGGCCTGGACCTTGTCCACGGCCGCACGTTTGACAAGACCGAGAATATAGAAAAGCTTTAG
- a CDS encoding uncharacterized protein (COG:O; EggNog:ENOG503NXTM), with protein MQKSIHEIVRTACVTGRANLASRFPSLNAWPEELFDLLEDQVPDWYTEGDEEQGPWYNRCDLTVLQLGANELDEVDESVGEFAGLTWLELQHNLLYTLPDSMSNLQQLTALNIARNQLTAFPACLLSLEHLASLDVSHNKIASLWTMDGAPMPALRTLDLSHNRLTLDALTGPRALALALPTHLRRLDLSDNAIKGSLPLHLFFPLTALEELDLEGNELSDAVFALPERDASVSPALPALRVLGLRRTPLASLAPLESLFNSGTSLLMDEARDKQRMPLHSAGAPAAPIFAHQLLRTAVRPSNAELEMAPIAVLGPGKVPRTLPLLFVVLDQLLVKPESTRKRRARAKESDSARRRDEHCNDTAQDAGSALANAKLSTKKKEALGQVPCKFFRNNGCSAGDACPFAHTFPAEGQQKAVCQWYVKGSCRFGHRCALAHIMPGQPMSMDRKNKRASQQNTRPDERPDEKGGRTHGTPILPPAPDAVFVPGARMPKEDDATSSLSSSLRNAKLHNGSRSAWDADPARASHDAAMLGFGTSPFSYPGSHGLFFNTNKEPAAPNAPNAPAESLWSVPRTDDPLAEHAEDFLPSSLSDLLTNAERERRTLHTRDTTSRPVVLGHASQSLPSRGFELDALQDISPPAYKHSRMFNSTNGRIGAQGMPGSVNAPKNVHASPFLAPVISPTLSPPGAIGDRSFSLYGARFAPEEGTRRAGNYGRDRFHTPSSPAILPRTDDADDAIFELE; from the coding sequence ATGCAGAAATCAATCCACGAAATTGTGCGCACAGCCTGTGTGACGGGCCGTGCGAACCTTGCGTCGCGATTTCCCTCGCTCAACGCGTGGCCCGAAGAGCTTTTTGATTTGTTGGAGGACCAAGTACCGGACTGGTACACAGAaggcgacgaggagcaaGGCCCGTGGTACAACCGGTGCGATCTCACCGTCCTGCAGCTCGGGGCAAACGAGCTTGACGAGGTCGACGAGAGCGTGGGCGAGTTTGCCGGGCTTACATggctcgagctgcagcatAATTTGCTTTACACGCTGCCGGATAGCATGTCAAATTTGCAGCAATTGACCGCGCTGAacattgcgcgcaatcAACTGACCGCGTTCCCCGCATGCCTGCTATcgctcgagcaccttgCCTCCCTTGATGTAAGTCATAATAAAATTGCGTCGTTGTGGACGATGGACGGCGCACCGATGCCCGCACTTCGCACGCTTGATCTAAGCCATAACCGACTCACGCTGGACGCATTGACTGGCCCGCGCGCACTGGCACTGGCACTGCCGAcgcacctgcgccgcttggatTTGAGCGATAACGCGATAAAAGGATCGCTGCCCTTGCACCTTTTTTTCCCGCTTACCGCGCTTGAAGAACTAGATCTGGAGGGCAATGAGCTGAGCGACGCCGTGTTTGCGCTCCcggagcgcgatgcgaGCGTTTCGCCCGCGCTTCCTGCGCTCCGTGTGCTCGgtctgcggcgcacgccccTGGCGTCCCTTGCGCCTCTTGAGTCTCTTTTTAATTCCGGCACATCGCTGCtgatggacgaggcgcgcgacaagcagcgTATGCCATTACACAGTGCGGGTGCCCCAGCAGCGCCCATTTTTGCGCACCAactgctgcgcacagcgGTGCGACCCAGCAATGCGGAGCTAGAAATGGCGCCGattgccgtgcttggcccCGGCAAAGTGCCACGTACGCTCCCATTGCTGTTTGTCGTGCTTGACCAGCTCTTGGTCAAGCCTGAATCCACACGaaagcgacgcgcacgcgccaaagAGTCTgactcggcgcggcggcgcgacgagcatTGCAACGATACGGCACAAGACGCcggcagcgcgcttgccaaTGCCAAGCTCAGCACAAAAAAAAAGGAAGCGCTCGGCCAAGTCCCGTGCAAGTTTTTCCGAAATAATGGATGCTCCGCAGGGGATGCCTGCCCCTTTGCTCACACTTTTCCCGCCGAAGGACAGCAAAAGGCAGTGTGCCAGTGGTATGTAAAAGGGAGCTGCCGTTTTGGCCACCGCTGTGCACTTGCACATATTATGCCGGGCCAGCCCATGAGCATGGACCGCAAGAAtaagcgcgcgtcgcaacAAAATACGCGGCCCGACGAACGGCCCGACGAAAAGGGggggcgcacgcacggcacACCGATACTTCCCCCAGCGCCGGATGCGGTGTTTGTgcctggcgcgcgcatgcccAAGGAGGACGATGCCACTTCTTCACTTTCGTCCTCCTTACGGAATGCAAAACTCCACAACGGGTCCAGGTCGGCTTGGGACGccgatccagcgcgcgcatcgcacgaCGCCGCCATGCTGGGGTTCGGCACGAGCCCATTCAGCTATCCTGGATCTCACGGCCTGTTTTTCAACACAAACAAGGAGCccgcggcgccaaacgcgccaaacgcaccgGCCGAGTCGCTGTGGtccgtgccgcgcacggacGATCCacttgccgagcatgcggAAGATTTCCTGCCGTCGAGTCTCAGTGATCTGCTTACcaatgccgagcgcgagcggcgcactttGCATACGCGCGACACGACAAGTCGTCCCGTTGTGCTCGGCCATGCGAGCCAAAGCCTGCCGTCGCGTGGCTTTGAATTGGACGCGCTCCAGGATATTTCGCCGCCCGCATACAAGCATAGCCGCATGTTCAACAGCACTAACGGGAGGatcggcgcgcaaggcatgcCTGGCTCTGTGAACGCACCGAAAAATGTGCACGCATCACCATTTCTCGCGCCTGTCATTTCGCCAACGCTCAGCCCGCCCGGCGCGATTGGAGACCGTAGCTTTTCGCTGTACGGAGCGCGGTTTGCCCCTGAGGAGggcacgcgccgtgcgggTAACTATGGGCGCGACCGATTCCACACGCCGAGCTCGCCCGCCATCCTCCCGCGCACGGACGATGCCGACGACGCCATCTTTGAGCTCGAGTAG
- the GCV1 gene encoding aminomethyltransferase (EggNog:ENOG503NUHA; BUSCO:EOG09263J6Z; COG:E), with protein MLRAVFSPRLAGSGAVQRACGSSPLRFFSSARACAAELNKTGLHAFHRRHGAKLVPFGGYSMPLSYSDVGQIASHHHVRSHTGLFDVGHMVQHMFEGPGALRFLQHLTPASLQSLEPFSSTLSVLMSPSGGILDDLIITKHTENKFYVVTNAGRRDEDLQHFAEQKAAWEQAHPEATFRHNVMEEQGLIALQGPTSASVLASVLPHSFDLAKLTFGRSAWVPVAVNSKTNETVLCHVARAGYTGEDGFEISVPPGYVDDVATALIENDEVQLAGLAARDSLRLEAGMCLYGHDLDESVSPIEGGLAWTVGKDRRADADFLGAERVLKELKEGPQRRRVGFTVTGGIAREGAKIFAEDGTTEVGKVTSGIPSPTLGKNIAMGYVKNGYHKKDTPVKVEIRGKPRDAVVTRMPFVPNKFYRGP; from the coding sequence ATGTTGCGTGCGGTGTTTTCACCGAGGCTTGCCGGATCGGGGGCAGTACAGCGTGCGTGCGGGTCTTCCCCGTTGCGTTTCTTCtcttctgcgcgcgcgtgtgccgctGAATTGAATAAGACGGGGCTGCATGCATTCCACCGtcggcacggcgccaagCTTGTGCCGTTTGGCGGTTACTCGATGCCCTTGTCCTACAGCGATGTGGGCCAGATTGCGTCGCACCACCATGTGCGCTCGCACACGGGTCTGTTTGATGTGGGCCACATGGTGCAGCACATGTTTGAAGGgcccggcgcgctgcgcttcctgCAGCACCTCACGCCGGCGTCGCTCCAAAGCCTGGAGCCCTTTAGCTCCACCCTCTCTGTACTCATGTCCCCAAGCGGTGGGATACTGGACGATCTGATCATCACGAAGCACACCGAAAACAAGTTCTACGTTGTGACTAACGCCGGtcggcgcgacgaggactTGCAGCACTTTGCGGAGCAAAAAGCGGCGTGGGAGCAGGCGCACCCCGAAGCCACGTTCAGGCACAATGTGATGGAGGAGCAAGGACTGATTGCACTGCAAGGTCCCACGTCGGCCTCGGTGCTCGCCAGTGTGCTCCCGCACAGCTTTGATCTCGCGAAGCTGACATTTGGCAGGAGTGCATGGGTGCCCGTCGCGGTGAACAGCAAAACGAACGAGACGGTCTTGTGCCATGTTGCTCGCGCAGGCTACACCGGCGAGGATGGCTTTGAGATCTCTGTTCCGCCGGGCTACGTGGATGACGTTGCTACTGCGCTCATCGAGAATGACGAGGTCCAGCTCGCAGgtcttgctgcgcgtgaTAGTCTGCGCCTCGAGGCTGGCATGTGCCTCTATGGCCACGACCTTGACGAGAGTGTGAGCCCCATCGAGGGTGGGCTCGCATGGACCGTCGGCAAGGACCGGCGCGCGGACGCCGACTTTCTGGGCGCGGAGCGTGTGCTCAAGGAGCTCAAGGAAGGACCTCAACGCCGCCGCGTTGGATTTACCGTCACCGGCGgtatcgcgcgcgaagGTGCCAAAATCTTTGCCGAAGACGGCACCACCGAGGTCGGCAAGGTGACTTCGGGCATTCCCTCCCCGACGCTGGGCAAAAACATAGCTATGGGCTATGTGAAAAACGGATACCATAAAAAGGACACGCCCGTCAAGGTGGAAATCCGcggcaagccgcgcgacgcggtcgTGACGCGCATGCCGTTCGTCCCGAACAAGTTCTACCGCGGTCCGTAG
- the ARC1 gene encoding G4 quadruplex nucleic acid binding protein (EggNog:ENOG503P07W; COG:J), producing the protein MSVQRSRQLLAEVYAQLVSDKAALKALAATNQPLRVYAHDLAALTQQPNEVLGATDADVKETDRWLDEVEGMNGSLEKLDKELSLRTFLSGNRVTAADYSLFASLYDVVSTLPPGAQHAHPSLARYFSHMSHLAAGAQLDPPVVPFEPAFEGFPKIARGAGKEKKSKGEGQPSETQPEAAAGKQKKAKADKGGKGGKGAAVPVPDAGPQPSMVDMRVGRIVDIGKHPDADALYLEKVDFGEPEGPRTILSGLVNFVPIDEMRDRMVVGICNLKPVAMRGIKSYGMLLCATSKDGKEGGIDPVSPPEGSVPGDVIFVDGYQGMQPLEQMNPKKKVFEAIQPDYMTTDTKQAAWYGPLPDAPDGDKAPLLLCTERGPCFSKKFAGATLS; encoded by the coding sequence ATGTCGGTGCAACGTTCgcggcagctgcttgcTGAAGTGTATGCGCAGCTGGTCTCGGACAAGGCGGCGCTcaaggcgcttgctgcgACAAATCAGCCTCTGCGTGTTTATGCTCATgatcttgccgcgctgaCGCAGCAGCCGAAcgaggtgcttggcgcgacCGACGCCGATGTCAAAGAGACGGACCGATGGCTCGACGAGGTCGAGGGGATGAACGGCAGCCTGGAGAAGCTGGATAAAGAGctttcgctgcgcacattTTTGAGCGGAAACCGGGTGACTGCGGCGGACTACTCGTTGTTTGCATCGTTGTACGACGTAGTGTCGACGCTTCCACCgggtgcgcagcacgcccaTCCTTCGCTTGCGCGCTACTTTTCGCATATGTCGCATCttgctgcaggcgcacagcTTGATCCGCCTGTGGTCCCGTTTGAGCCTGCGTTTGAGGGGTTTCCCAAGattgcgcgcggtgcaggcaAGGAGAAGAAGAGCAAAGGCGAAGGCCAGCCCAGCGAAACGCAGCCGGAGGCTGCTGCGGGCAAGCAGAAGAAAGCCAAGGCAGACAAGGGCGGCAAGGGCGGCAAAGGTGCTGCAGTGCCCGTGCCGGACGCGGGACCGCAGCCCAGCATGGTCGATATGCGTGTGGGCCGCATTGTCGACATTGGCAAGCATCCCGATGCGGACGCCTTGTACCTCGAAAAGGTCGACTTTGGCGAGCCCGAGGGGCCACGCACGATCCTCTCTGGCTTGGTCAACTTTGTGCCGATTGACGAAATGCGCGACCGCATGGTCGTGGGTATCTGCAACCTCAAGCCCGTAGCGATGCGCGGTATTAAGAGCTACGGAATGCTCCTGTGCGCGACTAGCAAAGACGGCAAGGAGGGCGGAATTGATCCCGTGTCTCCGCCAGAGGGCAGCGTGCCTGGCGACGTGATTTTTGTCGACGGCTACCAGGGCATGCAGCCGCTGGAGCAAATGAACCCCAAAAAGAAGGTCTTTGAGGCGATCCAGCCCGACTATATGACTACGGATACGAAGCAAGCCGCATGGTACGGCCCACTTCCCGACGCGCCTGACGGCGACAAAGCACCGCTTCTTCTTTgcaccgagcgcggccCGTGCTTTTCGAAAAAGTTTGCCGGCGCAACGCTCTCGTAG